From the Rhinolophus sinicus isolate RSC01 linkage group LG02, ASM3656204v1, whole genome shotgun sequence genome, one window contains:
- the FAM168B gene encoding myelin-associated neurite-outgrowth inhibitor isoform X1, producing MNPVYSPGSSGVPYANAKGIGYPAGFPMGYAAAAPAYSPNMYPGANPTFQTALLFTLILRVQHVGYTPGTPYKVSCSPTSGAVPPYSSSPNPYQTAVYPVRSAYPQQSPYAQQGTYYTQPLYAAPPHVIHHTTVVQPNGMPATVYPAPIPPPRGNGVTMGMVAGTTMAMSAGTLLTAHSPTPVAPHAVTVPAYRAPGTPTYSYVPPQW from the exons ATGAATCCTGTTTATAGCCCTGGTTCTTCTGGAGTTCCCTATGCAAATGCCAAAGGAATTGGTTATCCAG ctggtTTCCCCATGGGCTACGCAGCAGCAGCTCCTGCCTATTCCCCCAACATGTACCCTGGAGCGAATCCTACCTTCCAAACAG CTTTGCTGTTTACTTTGATTCTAAGAGTTCAACATGTTG GTTACACTCCTGGCACACCATACAAAGTGTCCTGTTCCCCTACCAGTGGGGCAGTGCCTCCGTACTCCTCCTCTCCCAACCCCTACCAGACTGCTGTGTACCCCGTGCGAAGTGCCTACCCCCAGCAGAGCCCTTACGCACAG CAAGGCACGTACTATACACAGCCCCTGTACGCAGCACCCCCTCACGTCATCCACCACACCACGGTGGTGCAGCCCAATGGCATGCCAGCAACGGTGTATCCTGCTCCCATCCCTCCACCAAGAGGCAATGGGGTCACCATGGGCATGGTGGCTGGGACCACTATGGCCATGTCAGCAG GTACCTTGCTGACTGCCCACTCCCCAACGCCTGTCGCCCCCCACGCAGTCACTGTGCCCGCTTACCGGGCTCCAGGAACGCCCACCTACAGCTACGTGCCCCCTCAGTGGTGA
- the FAM168B gene encoding myelin-associated neurite-outgrowth inhibitor isoform X2 — translation MNPVYSPGSSGVPYANAKGIGYPAGFPMGYAAAAPAYSPNMYPGANPTFQTGYTPGTPYKVSCSPTSGAVPPYSSSPNPYQTAVYPVRSAYPQQSPYAQQGTYYTQPLYAAPPHVIHHTTVVQPNGMPATVYPAPIPPPRGNGVTMGMVAGTTMAMSAGTLLTAHSPTPVAPHAVTVPAYRAPGTPTYSYVPPQW, via the exons ATGAATCCTGTTTATAGCCCTGGTTCTTCTGGAGTTCCCTATGCAAATGCCAAAGGAATTGGTTATCCAG ctggtTTCCCCATGGGCTACGCAGCAGCAGCTCCTGCCTATTCCCCCAACATGTACCCTGGAGCGAATCCTACCTTCCAAACAG GTTACACTCCTGGCACACCATACAAAGTGTCCTGTTCCCCTACCAGTGGGGCAGTGCCTCCGTACTCCTCCTCTCCCAACCCCTACCAGACTGCTGTGTACCCCGTGCGAAGTGCCTACCCCCAGCAGAGCCCTTACGCACAG CAAGGCACGTACTATACACAGCCCCTGTACGCAGCACCCCCTCACGTCATCCACCACACCACGGTGGTGCAGCCCAATGGCATGCCAGCAACGGTGTATCCTGCTCCCATCCCTCCACCAAGAGGCAATGGGGTCACCATGGGCATGGTGGCTGGGACCACTATGGCCATGTCAGCAG GTACCTTGCTGACTGCCCACTCCCCAACGCCTGTCGCCCCCCACGCAGTCACTGTGCCCGCTTACCGGGCTCCAGGAACGCCCACCTACAGCTACGTGCCCCCTCAGTGGTGA